One stretch of Oncorhynchus tshawytscha isolate Ot180627B linkage group LG21, Otsh_v2.0, whole genome shotgun sequence DNA includes these proteins:
- the LOC112221108 gene encoding LOW QUALITY PROTEIN: SET and MYND domain-containing protein 5-like (The sequence of the model RefSeq protein was modified relative to this genomic sequence to represent the inferred CDS: inserted 2 bases in 1 codon) — protein sequence MAASQDVMLSFCVDTTKVCNCVEVRFIDKVKGKGLFAKKAIKKGDTIFVERPLVSSQFLWNSQYKYKACEYCLSALETAQDNARRLSGNPGLSLPHTELCKVRPELHQACPQCQVMYCSNECRQAAADQYHRALCLGHSXEDPDHPVNKLKDAWRSMHYPPETSSIMLMARMVATVKQAQDKYCWQKLFFQLCSRAANEEEEIAHKLLGEKFQGHLTLLQTLFTTALYDDHLNMWFTLEGFRSLFALVGTNGQGIGTSSLSQWVQACDALELTSQQREQLDSFIDQLYKDIEKETGDFLNCEGSGLFLLQSSCNHSCIPKAEASFPNNNFLLHLSALSDISPGEEICISYLDCCQRDRSCHSRQKLLRENYLFVCSCPKCVSQMDELDLTSSEEEEEEEEDDMEEEITDV from the exons GGCAAAGGATTATTTGCCAAGAAGGCCATCAAGAAGGGAGACACCATTTTTGTAGAGCGCCCTCTTGTCTCTTCACAGTTCTTGTGGAATTCCCAGTACAAATATAAAG CCTGTGAATACTGCTTGAGTGCTCTGGAGACAGCTCAGGATAATGCCCGAAGACTGAGTGGCAACCCTGGCCTCAGTCTACCCCACACTGAGCTGTGCAAGGTGCGCCCAGAGCTGCACCAAGCTTGCCCACAATGCCAG GTGATGTACTGTAGCAACGAGTGTCGGCAGGCTGCGGCAGACCAGTACCATCGGGCCCTGTGCTTAGGCCACTC CGAGGACCCGGACCATCCCGTCAACAAACTTAAGGATGCCTGGAG GAGTATGCACTACCCTCCTGAGACCTCCAGCATCATGCTCATGGCCAGGATGGTGGCCACTGTCAAACAG GCCCAAGACAAATACTGCTGGCAGAAGTTGTTCTTTCAGCTCTGCAGCCGTGCGGCCAACGAGGAGGAGGAAATTGCACACAAGCTGCTGGGAGAGAAGTTCCAG GGACATTTGACCTTACTACAAACCCTGTTTACGACAGCACTTTACGATGATCATCTCAATATG TGGTTTACACTTGAGGGATTTCGCTCCCTCTTCGCCCTTGTAGGCACCAATGGACAGGGCATAGGTACCAG CTCTCTCAGCCAATGGGTTCAGGCATGTGATGCGTTGGAGCTGACTAGCCAGCAGAGGGAGCAATTGGATTCCTTCATTGATCAACTATACAAGGACATCGAGAAAG AGACCGGTGACTTCCTGAACTGCGAGGGTTCTGGGCTCTTCCTACTTCAGAGCTCAT GTAACCACAGCTGCATACCGAAAGCGGAGGCATCTTTCCCGAACAACAACTTCTTGCTTCACCTCAGTGCCCTTAGTGACATCAGCCCTGGAGAG GAGATCTGCATCAGTTACTTGGACTGCTGTCAGCGTGACCGGAGCTGTCATAGCAGACAGAAACTCCTGAG AGAAAACTACCTGTTCGTCTGCTCGTGTCCAAAATGTGTGTCTCAGATGGATGAGCTGGATCTGACGTcgtcggaggaggaggaggaggaggaggaggatgacatggaggaggagataaCGGATGTCTGA